One part of the Sphingobium yanoikuyae genome encodes these proteins:
- a CDS encoding DUF2171 domain-containing protein has translation MADLTAIVEHMEIIGADGVHIGTVDRLEGDRIKMVKADSGSHGDHHHFISTGLVAAVEDDQVRLSANADSAILLEEEQDGGAIMDDGRQPGEG, from the coding sequence ATGGCAGACCTGACCGCTATTGTTGAACATATGGAAATAATCGGAGCGGATGGCGTCCACATCGGGACCGTGGACCGGCTTGAAGGTGACAGGATCAAAATGGTGAAGGCCGATAGCGGTTCTCATGGTGACCATCATCACTTCATCTCGACCGGTCTGGTTGCTGCGGTGGAAGACGATCAGGTTCGCCTTTCGGCTAATGCCGATTCCGCCATCCTGCTCGAAGAGGAACAGGATGGCGGTGCTATCATGGACGATGGCCGACAGCCTGGCGAAGGCTAA
- a CDS encoding hemerythrin domain-containing protein: MGGALCTTSTKRLILLAQLKHALGKHALEEENAIYPAMRQHGLLAESYTLHAEHGYVKQYLYKLTDLVKDNDAFQLKLANFRRDIETHMRDEEHDLFPRLKLALEKADGDYLARRMNQEGLKLA, encoded by the coding sequence ATGGGGGGAGCCTTATGTACGACGTCCACCAAACGGCTCATCCTTCTAGCGCAGCTCAAGCACGCATTGGGCAAACATGCGCTGGAAGAGGAGAATGCAATTTACCCCGCTATGCGCCAGCATGGTCTTCTGGCGGAATCCTACACGCTCCATGCCGAGCATGGTTATGTGAAGCAATATCTTTATAAACTCACAGACCTTGTGAAGGATAACGACGCTTTCCAGCTTAAATTGGCAAATTTTCGCCGCGACATCGAAACTCATATGCGCGACGAAGAGCATGATCTCTTTCCTCGGCTTAAGTTGGCCTTGGAAAAGGCAGATGGCGATTATCTTGCGCGCCGGATGAATCAGGAAGGGCTCAAGCTGGCCTGA
- a CDS encoding DedA family protein: protein MAMTQWITELVGQLGYWAIALLMMLENIFPPIPSEVIMPLAGYSAADGELNIIFVILSGTVGTTAGAFFWWWVAKLEGIATQATRSTARSKPVHQASCNSAAAHRGRAGRKCHLAGRSSM from the coding sequence GTGGCGATGACGCAGTGGATTACCGAGCTTGTTGGACAGCTTGGTTATTGGGCGATCGCTCTTTTGATGATGCTGGAGAATATTTTCCCGCCGATACCGTCCGAGGTTATCATGCCGCTTGCGGGATATTCGGCGGCTGACGGCGAACTCAATATCATTTTCGTCATCCTCTCCGGCACGGTCGGCACAACCGCGGGCGCTTTCTTTTGGTGGTGGGTGGCCAAGCTCGAGGGGATCGCGACGCAAGCGACAAGATCCACGGCGCGAAGTAAGCCGGTGCATCAAGCGTCATGCAATTCAGCGGCTGCGCACAGAGGTCGAGCTGGGCGTAAGTGTCATCTGGCCGGAAGAAGTTCAATGTAA
- a CDS encoding GAF domain-containing hybrid sensor histidine kinase/response regulator produces the protein MSETVTSGNGTADAQRIEAEVLGLDAGTDPFVAAVRATRMPMIITNPRLHDNPVVFANDSFCRLTGYERDEILGRNCRFLQGSETDPTDVQAIHDAVEAVRPIEIDIRNYRKCGEPFWNRLLLAPVFDGAGKLAYFFASQVDVTLERERLEGLENSNAVLMAEITSRLQRQNEQERELDFALRAGKFGTWSINFETGELASSPACRALFGVDTEKPFTYDDRLAAIHPADRAANIDAIDLTRRTGVDFDVTYRIVTPGGEIRWLTSRGQPFLNADGKPVRLAGISSDVTELRRAERMRNALVELSNVVRDVQDPADISFAASRILGEALEVSRAGYGVIDPALETITIERDWNAEGISSLAGVLQFRDYGSYIEDLKRGKDVIIADADLDPRSVEGADALKAISAQAVVNMPLTEQGGLVALLYLNHATARDWLDDEIAFVREVAERTRVATERRRAEIELRELAASLEQQVEERTRDLIAAEEALRQSQKMEAVGQLTGGLAHDFNNLLTGITGGLEMIQIRRAQGRHEDVDRYVHAAQGAARRAAALTHRLLAFSRRQTLAPKPTCVVDLVNGMVDLVMRTVGPAIEVEAVNGVGLWPVLVDPSQLENALLNLCINARDAMPDGGKITIETGNRWLDRRTAVERDMEPGQYVSLCVSDTGTGMSKETISKAFDPFFTTKPIGMGTGLGLSMIYGFTRQSGGQTRIYSELGRGSTICLYLPRHLGEAGTPATPEAEPALAPQAREGETVLVIDDEPTVRMLVVEILEGLGYGALEAIDGAAGLKILESDARVDLLITDVGLPGGMNGRQVADAARVNRPDLKILFITGYAENAVLSHGHLDPGMHVLTKPFSMEAMKQRITDLLH, from the coding sequence ATGAGCGAAACAGTGACGAGCGGAAACGGCACCGCCGATGCTCAAAGGATTGAAGCGGAAGTTTTAGGCCTCGACGCAGGGACGGATCCCTTCGTAGCTGCGGTGCGCGCCACGCGCATGCCGATGATCATAACCAATCCACGTTTGCACGATAATCCGGTGGTGTTTGCGAATGACTCCTTCTGTCGGCTGACGGGTTACGAGCGCGACGAGATACTGGGTCGCAACTGCCGATTTCTGCAGGGGTCCGAAACGGATCCGACGGATGTCCAGGCGATTCATGATGCGGTGGAGGCGGTGCGCCCGATCGAGATCGACATTCGCAATTATCGCAAGTGCGGGGAGCCATTCTGGAACCGGCTCCTCCTTGCCCCCGTATTCGACGGGGCGGGAAAGCTCGCATATTTCTTCGCCAGCCAGGTCGATGTGACGCTGGAGCGCGAACGTCTTGAGGGACTCGAAAATTCGAACGCCGTCCTCATGGCCGAAATTACCAGCCGGCTCCAACGCCAGAACGAGCAGGAGCGCGAGCTCGATTTCGCCCTTCGCGCCGGAAAGTTCGGGACATGGAGTATCAATTTCGAGACCGGAGAGCTCGCCTCCTCTCCGGCGTGCCGGGCACTGTTTGGCGTAGATACGGAAAAGCCGTTTACATATGATGACCGCCTGGCGGCTATTCATCCCGCCGATCGTGCGGCTAACATCGATGCGATCGACCTGACACGGCGTACGGGTGTGGACTTCGATGTGACCTACCGGATCGTCACGCCGGGGGGGGAAATCCGGTGGTTGACCTCTCGCGGTCAGCCGTTTCTCAATGCCGACGGCAAACCTGTTCGGCTTGCAGGCATATCTTCGGACGTTACGGAGCTGAGGCGCGCCGAGCGGATGCGCAATGCGCTGGTCGAACTCAGCAATGTCGTGCGCGACGTGCAGGACCCTGCAGACATCTCCTTTGCTGCATCCCGGATATTGGGCGAGGCGCTGGAGGTCAGCAGGGCGGGCTATGGCGTCATTGATCCGGCTCTTGAGACGATCACGATCGAGCGCGACTGGAATGCCGAAGGGATATCGTCCTTGGCCGGGGTGCTGCAGTTTCGGGATTATGGATCCTACATCGAGGATCTCAAGCGCGGGAAAGACGTCATTATTGCCGATGCCGACCTTGATCCGCGGTCGGTGGAGGGAGCCGATGCGCTCAAGGCCATAAGCGCGCAGGCTGTGGTCAATATGCCGCTCACTGAACAGGGCGGCCTTGTCGCGTTGCTCTATCTCAATCATGCCACCGCACGCGACTGGCTCGACGACGAGATCGCTTTCGTCCGTGAAGTTGCGGAACGAACCCGAGTTGCTACCGAACGGCGACGGGCGGAAATCGAACTTCGCGAGCTGGCGGCCTCTCTGGAGCAACAGGTCGAGGAGAGAACGCGAGACCTGATAGCCGCCGAAGAAGCGCTGCGCCAATCGCAGAAAATGGAGGCTGTTGGGCAGTTGACCGGTGGACTGGCGCATGACTTCAACAACCTGCTCACCGGGATCACTGGTGGGCTTGAGATGATCCAGATTCGTCGGGCGCAGGGTCGGCATGAGGATGTGGACCGCTATGTACACGCTGCGCAAGGTGCCGCGCGGCGCGCGGCAGCGCTGACACACAGGCTGTTGGCTTTTTCCCGTCGTCAGACTCTTGCTCCAAAACCAACCTGCGTTGTCGACCTCGTGAATGGCATGGTCGACCTCGTCATGCGCACTGTGGGGCCGGCTATTGAGGTGGAGGCGGTCAACGGGGTAGGGCTTTGGCCAGTCCTTGTGGATCCGAGCCAGCTGGAAAACGCTCTTCTCAATCTGTGTATCAATGCGCGAGACGCAATGCCCGATGGCGGCAAGATAACGATCGAGACAGGAAACCGATGGCTGGATCGCCGGACTGCTGTTGAGCGAGACATGGAACCAGGGCAATATGTCTCCCTGTGTGTTTCGGATACCGGCACAGGGATGAGCAAGGAGACAATCTCCAAGGCATTTGATCCATTCTTTACGACCAAACCCATAGGGATGGGAACGGGGCTCGGCCTCTCTATGATCTATGGATTCACACGTCAGTCCGGTGGGCAGACCCGGATCTATTCGGAGCTCGGTCGCGGCTCAACGATATGTCTCTATCTTCCACGCCATCTGGGGGAAGCGGGCACTCCCGCAACACCGGAAGCCGAGCCGGCGCTGGCGCCTCAAGCACGCGAAGGCGAAACCGTTCTGGTGATTGATGACGAGCCCACTGTGCGGATGCTGGTCGTAGAGATTCTAGAAGGGCTTGGCTATGGTGCGCTCGAAGCGATAGACGGCGCGGCAGGGCTAAAAATTCTTGAGAGCGATGCACGAGTGGACCTGCTTATCACTGATGTCGGCTTGCCTGGTGGAATGAACGGCAGGCAGGTGGCAGATGCAGCCCGTGTGAACAGGCCAGATCTCAAGATTCTCTTCATCACCGGTTATGCGGAAAATGCGGTATTGAGCCACGGGCATCTTGATCCCGGTATGCACGTCCTCACCAAGCCTTTTTCGATGGAGGCCATGAAGCAGCGCATCACCGATCTGCTTCACTGA
- a CDS encoding response regulator gives MSNRILLVEDDPAVAAVIANILEDANYAVDGPYQTLADGIAAVAEDMPSAAVLDIRLKDGDVGLLAGDLDLYGIPYVFCSGAPDFALMRKHPTAPLILKPLLPTELERMLQTMLH, from the coding sequence ATGAGTAACCGCATCCTGCTGGTCGAGGACGACCCTGCCGTCGCCGCCGTCATCGCTAACATATTGGAGGACGCCAACTATGCGGTAGACGGGCCTTACCAAACGCTCGCCGACGGTATCGCTGCCGTGGCTGAAGATATGCCGTCCGCTGCTGTGCTGGATATTCGGTTGAAAGATGGCGACGTCGGCCTTTTGGCAGGTGATCTTGATCTGTACGGCATCCCCTATGTCTTTTGTTCAGGCGCCCCGGACTTCGCGTTAATGCGCAAACATCCCACTGCCCCTTTGATCCTTAAACCGCTGCTTCCGACCGAACTTGAGCGCATGCTTCAAACTATGCTGCACTGA
- a CDS encoding iron-containing redox enzyme family protein → MKGLDVATQLKADGSQFLQQEFQEVLSRWNRERLSPTFPEDMSASRFDNDRHMLRLEMGFLEELRREVMVEAREAPTDPDRFIAWFENLKASGPGQHDRLFPWLAEQADRDELRWFLSQEAAGEAGFDDLVAMTQVKLPARAKLELARNYWDEMGRGNAKGMHGPMLGQLVDTLDLDTRIENTAWESLALANAMTAMASLRCYAWHSVGALGVIELTAPDRSAYTARGLKRVGLSGSERRYFDLHAVLDIKHSREWNDEAIYPLVAEDPRRATAMAEGALIRLRCGERCFERYRAHFGLA, encoded by the coding sequence ATGAAAGGACTGGATGTGGCTACGCAGCTCAAAGCTGACGGATCTCAATTTCTGCAACAGGAATTTCAGGAGGTGCTGAGCCGCTGGAATCGCGAACGGCTATCGCCCACTTTTCCAGAGGACATGTCAGCTAGTCGCTTCGACAATGATCGCCATATGCTTCGTCTGGAGATGGGATTTCTTGAGGAGTTGCGGCGGGAAGTCATGGTTGAGGCGCGCGAGGCGCCAACGGACCCTGATCGCTTCATCGCCTGGTTCGAGAATCTCAAGGCGAGTGGGCCTGGACAGCATGACCGTCTTTTCCCGTGGCTCGCTGAACAGGCGGACCGAGATGAGCTTCGATGGTTCCTGTCGCAGGAAGCTGCGGGCGAAGCAGGTTTCGACGATCTGGTCGCAATGACGCAAGTCAAGCTGCCGGCGCGCGCCAAGCTCGAACTGGCGCGCAATTACTGGGACGAGATGGGCCGGGGTAACGCGAAGGGCATGCATGGGCCGATGCTGGGCCAGCTGGTCGATACTCTCGACCTCGATACGCGTATCGAAAATACTGCCTGGGAAAGTCTGGCGCTCGCCAATGCCATGACGGCCATGGCCTCCTTACGTTGCTATGCTTGGCACAGCGTCGGCGCCCTGGGAGTGATCGAGCTTACCGCGCCCGATCGGTCCGCGTATACTGCCAGGGGGTTGAAGCGCGTCGGCCTGTCTGGGTCCGAACGACGCTATTTCGATCTCCATGCCGTACTCGATATCAAGCACAGCCGTGAATGGAATGATGAGGCAATCTACCCACTGGTCGCGGAAGATCCCCGCCGTGCAACCGCCATGGCGGAAGGAGCGCTGATCCGCCTGCGCTGCGGGGAGCGTTGTTTCGAGCGATATCGTGCTCATTTCGGATTGGCCTAA
- a CDS encoding HvfC/BufC N-terminal domain-containing protein, which yields MSLLALQRDMRDWLLREDMAAADRIGAAAGPGLAVYQNNYRTQLVTCLELSFPRTRAWIGEDLFLHAAVHHIDSVPPSSWTLDAYGRDFPTTLARLHADDPEIAEIAGIELALEELFVAADSPAVGLDGLGNVDWDRAVLTFSSSIELMHLQTNGFVIWSALVDEKEPPAPQYLDLPDMVILWRQGEQCRIRTIDDGELQALLKLRRGMTFGALCRDVALSLGEEAGMMLVGRWLGLWLSDQMVVAINDRGQAVPPCL from the coding sequence ATGAGCCTGCTGGCGCTTCAGCGCGACATGCGAGACTGGCTGCTACGGGAAGACATGGCTGCCGCCGATCGCATCGGTGCGGCGGCGGGGCCAGGCCTTGCCGTCTATCAGAATAATTACCGCACCCAGCTTGTCACCTGTCTGGAACTCAGCTTTCCGCGCACCCGTGCGTGGATCGGTGAGGATTTGTTTCTTCATGCCGCCGTGCATCATATCGACAGCGTCCCGCCGAGCAGTTGGACATTGGACGCATATGGACGCGATTTTCCGACGACACTTGCACGGCTTCACGCTGACGATCCTGAGATAGCGGAAATCGCTGGTATCGAGCTTGCACTGGAAGAACTGTTCGTCGCAGCCGATAGTCCCGCCGTTGGGCTGGACGGTTTGGGCAATGTCGACTGGGATCGCGCGGTGTTGACGTTTTCGTCGTCGATCGAACTTATGCACCTTCAAACCAATGGTTTTGTCATATGGTCGGCTCTGGTTGATGAGAAAGAACCACCCGCGCCGCAATATCTGGATTTGCCCGATATGGTCATTTTGTGGCGTCAGGGCGAGCAGTGCCGCATCCGGACTATCGACGACGGCGAATTGCAGGCGCTGCTCAAATTGCGTCGTGGCATGACATTCGGCGCACTGTGCCGCGACGTCGCTTTGTCGCTCGGGGAAGAGGCAGGAATGATGCTTGTTGGACGGTGGCTGGGTCTTTGGCTTTCCGACCAAATGGTCGTTGCCATAAACGATCGCGGGCAAGCTGTGCCGCCGTGCTTATAG
- the bufB gene encoding MNIO family bufferin maturase yields MIPSFSGFGLGLRKQHYADFLDHRIAVDFLEVISENFMIDGGRPRHILRDVRARYPVALHGVSMSIGSADGLDRAYLNRLRALVDDVDPLFVSDHLSWSRIEGFNSHDLLPLPYTEEALDIVSSNIDQAQDALGRAMLIENPSTYIDFAPADMTEWQFIDALCARTGCGLLLDINNVFVSASNHDFDPVAYLDGVPHDHVRQIHLAGHSHGDHLLIDTHDQAVPPSVWQLYAHVLTKLGPVATMIERDDAIPPLADLLVELSTARGISAGKMEEAA; encoded by the coding sequence ATGATCCCCTCCTTCTCCGGTTTCGGACTTGGCCTGCGCAAACAGCATTATGCCGACTTTCTGGACCATCGCATCGCGGTCGATTTTCTTGAGGTGATCTCGGAGAATTTCATGATCGACGGCGGTCGGCCGCGACATATTCTGCGCGATGTTCGCGCCCGCTACCCCGTCGCCCTGCACGGCGTATCCATGTCCATCGGCTCGGCCGACGGTCTTGATCGGGCCTATCTCAACCGGCTTCGCGCGCTGGTGGATGACGTCGATCCGCTGTTCGTGTCGGATCACCTGAGCTGGTCGCGGATCGAAGGCTTCAACTCGCACGATCTGTTGCCATTGCCCTACACGGAGGAGGCGCTCGATATCGTAAGCTCCAATATCGACCAGGCGCAGGATGCGCTGGGCCGTGCGATGCTGATAGAGAACCCGTCGACCTATATTGATTTCGCTCCGGCAGACATGACCGAATGGCAGTTCATCGACGCCCTGTGCGCGCGAACCGGCTGCGGACTGCTGCTCGATATCAACAATGTGTTCGTCAGCGCTAGCAATCACGACTTCGATCCTGTCGCCTACCTCGACGGCGTGCCGCATGACCACGTGCGCCAGATTCATCTCGCCGGGCACAGCCATGGCGACCACCTGCTGATCGACACGCACGACCAGGCGGTGCCGCCGTCCGTGTGGCAGCTCTATGCGCATGTCCTGACAAAACTTGGGCCGGTCGCGACGATGATCGAACGCGACGATGCCATCCCGCCGCTGGCCGACCTGCTGGTGGAGCTTTCCACCGCGCGCGGGATTTCCGCCGGGAAGATGGAGGAAGCGGCATGA
- the bufA2 gene encoding BufA2 family periplasmic bufferin-type metallophore has protein sequence MLTHNSGIGMAASAAAIAIVSAAAAPAVAQDSGDTKVVHCYGINSCKGTSDCKTASNECKGQNVCKGHGFKAMTVKACKAAGGSLTEPK, from the coding sequence ATGCTCACCCATAACAGCGGTATCGGCATGGCTGCTTCGGCCGCCGCCATCGCGATCGTTTCAGCAGCAGCGGCACCGGCCGTGGCGCAAGACAGCGGGGATACGAAAGTCGTTCACTGCTACGGCATCAACAGCTGCAAGGGCACGTCGGACTGCAAGACCGCCAGCAACGAATGCAAGGGGCAGAATGTCTGCAAGGGGCATGGTTTCAAGGCCATGACCGTCAAGGCGTGCAAGGCCGCCGGGGGCAGCCTGACCGAGCCGAAATGA
- a CDS encoding DUF1109 domain-containing protein, protein MNTDDLIRHLASDTRPVARNSVARRLAIGIIVGGIASALLILASIGIRPDLGTAMQGASFWMKWGYTFSLSIAALVTTAQLARPDSGRLRGLWALAIPVLLLAAVGLLELARTPSSQWLAMWLGHSWKSCPWLVLSLSAPIFAGLLWSFRRLAPTRLRAAGAAAGLSAGAFAATVYCIHCPEVSAIFVLTWYSLGILLATLLGMLVGPRLLRW, encoded by the coding sequence ATGAACACGGACGATCTGATCCGGCATCTTGCCAGCGATACTCGCCCGGTGGCCCGAAACAGCGTCGCGCGGCGGCTGGCCATCGGTATCATCGTTGGCGGGATCGCATCAGCGCTTCTCATTCTGGCTTCGATCGGCATCCGCCCGGATCTGGGCACGGCCATGCAGGGTGCGTCCTTCTGGATGAAATGGGGATATACTTTCTCCCTGTCGATCGCCGCACTGGTGACGACGGCCCAACTCGCGCGCCCCGACAGCGGTCGATTGCGCGGATTGTGGGCGCTTGCGATACCCGTCCTGCTTCTTGCGGCGGTCGGCCTGCTCGAACTGGCGCGCACGCCCTCGTCGCAATGGCTGGCAATGTGGCTCGGCCATAGCTGGAAGAGTTGCCCCTGGCTGGTCCTGTCGCTGTCAGCCCCGATCTTCGCCGGTTTGCTATGGTCCTTCCGCAGGCTCGCCCCGACCCGGTTGCGCGCGGCCGGAGCGGCCGCTGGCCTGTCAGCGGGGGCCTTCGCGGCAACAGTCTACTGTATCCACTGCCCCGAAGTGTCGGCGATTTTCGTCCTGACCTGGTATTCGCTGGGAATATTGCTCGCGACCTTGCTCGGCATGCTGGTCGGGCCGCGGCTGCTGCGCTGGTGA
- a CDS encoding sigma-70 family RNA polymerase sigma factor yields MQTTEEHLRALMIDGLDGDPAAHAALLRLLVPLLRGFYRRLVRGADDDVEDMVQDTLIAVHTRRATYDRGRAFTAWLYAVARYKMIDHFRRVGRLRPIDDLEDLLVSEEFEANSMAKLDIDDLLEQLPPKQARMIRATRLEGLSVAEAASAEGIGESDVKISVHRGLKALMVRVQGAMR; encoded by the coding sequence ATGCAGACCACAGAGGAGCATCTGCGCGCATTGATGATTGATGGGCTGGACGGTGATCCCGCCGCCCATGCGGCATTGCTGCGCCTGCTTGTTCCGCTGCTGCGGGGTTTCTATCGGCGCCTTGTTCGCGGCGCCGACGACGATGTCGAGGATATGGTGCAGGACACCCTTATTGCCGTTCACACCCGCCGCGCGACCTATGATCGCGGCCGTGCCTTCACCGCCTGGCTCTATGCAGTCGCTCGTTACAAGATGATCGACCATTTCCGCCGTGTCGGCAGGTTGCGGCCGATCGACGATCTAGAAGACTTGCTGGTCTCCGAAGAATTCGAGGCAAACAGCATGGCGAAGCTCGACATAGACGATCTGCTGGAGCAATTGCCGCCCAAGCAGGCGCGGATGATCCGCGCAACCCGGCTGGAGGGATTGAGCGTCGCCGAAGCGGCAAGTGCGGAGGGCATAGGCGAATCCGACGTGAAGATTTCGGTGCATCGCGGGCTGAAGGCGCTGATGGTGCGGGTGCAGGGGGCAATGCGATGA
- a CDS encoding BufA1 family periplasmic bufferin-type metallophore — MRTTHAAIAASIAIASATAFAASSAHAETKPKMEKCYGVSLAGKNDCAAGPGTSCAGTSKVDYQGNAWKLVKAGTCTSIKTPKGNGALSPKA, encoded by the coding sequence ATGCGTACCACTCATGCGGCGATCGCCGCCAGCATCGCCATCGCTTCGGCGACCGCGTTCGCCGCGTCCTCCGCCCATGCCGAGACGAAGCCGAAGATGGAAAAATGCTACGGCGTCTCGCTCGCCGGCAAGAATGACTGCGCGGCCGGCCCCGGCACCAGCTGCGCGGGTACGTCGAAGGTCGACTATCAAGGCAATGCCTGGAAACTGGTGAAGGCCGGCACCTGTACATCGATCAAGACGCCCAAGGGCAACGGCGCGCTTTCCCCCAAGGCCTGA
- a CDS encoding DoxX family protein, translating into MSLSLKMRDVFVRRIEALLPDALLLLVARLGIAAIFFLSGRTKVEGIITITDSTYELFRTEYALPIVPPDLPATVATWAEHLFPILLLLGLFTRLSALALLGMALVIQTFVYPEAWPTHLSWAAILLPLVARGGGIFSMDALIFPRSRM; encoded by the coding sequence ATGAGTCTGTCCCTGAAAATGCGCGATGTCTTCGTTCGGCGGATCGAGGCACTGCTGCCTGATGCACTGCTGCTGCTGGTCGCCCGCTTGGGTATTGCGGCCATATTCTTCCTGTCGGGGCGAACGAAGGTGGAGGGCATCATCACCATCACTGACAGCACATATGAGCTGTTCCGCACCGAATATGCCCTGCCGATCGTCCCCCCCGACCTTCCTGCAACAGTGGCGACCTGGGCGGAGCATCTCTTCCCGATATTGCTGTTGCTGGGCCTGTTCACACGGCTTTCGGCGCTCGCCCTGCTGGGCATGGCCCTGGTTATCCAGACATTTGTCTATCCCGAAGCATGGCCGACCCATCTCAGCTGGGCCGCGATCCTGCTTCCCCTTGTCGCCCGTGGCGGCGGCATCTTCTCCATGGATGCGCTCATTTTTCCCCGATCAAGGATGTGA
- a CDS encoding IS3 family transposase (programmed frameshift), with protein sequence MKPKPSLRKSPTKASAEAVVKDIRRQTRRHFSAEDKIRIVLDGLRGEDSIAELCRREGIAQSLYYTWSKEFMEAGKRRLAGDTARSATTGEVQDLRREARALKECVADLTLENRLLKKHDRGWGRRRMRYPAAEKLEIIRIVEQSHLPAKHTLDKLGIPRRTFYRWYDRFLEGGPESLEDRPCAPGRVWNRISEDVREQIVEMALDATELSPRELAVRFTDEKRYFVSEATVYRLLKAHDLITSPAYTVIKAADQFHTKTTRPNEMWQTDFTYFKIIGWGWMYLSTVLDDYSRYIIAWKLCTNMRAEDVTDTLDLALKASGCDSATVLHKPRLLSDNGPGYIAGELAEYIEAQQMSHVRGAPLHPQTQGKIERWHQTLKNRILLENYFLPGDLEAQIEAFVEHYNHQRYHESLSNVTPADAYFGRAPAIIRRRETIKRKTIEHRRLLHRKLAA encoded by the exons ATGAAGCCCAAACCCTCCTTGCGAAAATCGCCGACGAAGGCCTCTGCCGAAGCCGTGGTGAAGGATATTCGCCGACAGACGCGGCGGCATTTCTCGGCCGAAGACAAGATCCGCATCGTGCTCGACGGATTGCGCGGCGAGGACAGCATCGCCGAACTGTGCCGGCGTGAAGGCATTGCCCAGAGCCTCTACTACACCTGGTCGAAGGAGTTCATGGAAGCCGGCAAGCGCCGTCTTGCCGGTGACACCGCCCGCAGTGCGACAACGGGCGAGGTTCAGGACCTGCGCCGCGAAGCCCGTGCCCTCAAGGAATGCGTGGCCGATCTGACGCTGGAAAACCGTCTGCTC AAAAAGCATGATCGCGGATGGGGGCGACGACGAATGAGGTACCCTGCCGCAGAAAAGCTGGAGATCATCAGGATCGTCGAGCAGTCGCACCTGCCCGCCAAGCACACGCTGGATAAGCTCGGCATTCCCCGCCGGACGTTCTACCGCTGGTATGATCGCTTCCTCGAAGGCGGCCCCGAATCGCTGGAGGATCGCCCCTGTGCGCCAGGCCGGGTGTGGAACCGCATTTCCGAGGATGTCCGCGAGCAGATCGTCGAGATGGCGCTTGATGCGACCGAACTCTCCCCCCGCGAACTGGCCGTGCGCTTCACCGACGAGAAGCGCTACTTCGTGTCGGAGGCCACGGTTTACCGCCTGTTGAAGGCGCACGACCTGATCACCAGTCCGGCCTATACCGTGATCAAGGCCGCCGACCAGTTCCACACGAAGACCACCCGGCCGAACGAGATGTGGCAGACAGACTTCACCTACTTCAAGATCATCGGGTGGGGCTGGATGTACCTTTCGACCGTGCTCGACGACTATTCGCGCTACATCATCGCCTGGAAGCTGTGCACCAACATGCGCGCCGAGGACGTCACCGACACGCTCGACCTCGCTCTCAAGGCCTCGGGTTGCGATAGTGCCACGGTGCTGCACAAGCCCCGGCTGTTATCGGACAACGGCCCCGGCTACATCGCGGGCGAACTCGCCGAGTACATCGAGGCCCAGCAGATGAGCCACGTTCGCGGAGCCCCGTTGCATCCGCAAACTCAGGGCAAGATTGAGCGCTGGCACCAGACCTTGAAGAACCGCATCCTGCTGGAGAATTACTTCCTGCCCGGCGACCTCGAGGCCCAGATCGAGGCGTTCGTGGAGCACTACAATCACCAGCGCTACCACGAGAGCCTGAGCAACGTGACCCCGGCAGACGCCTACTTCGGCAGGGCTCCCGCCATCATCAGGCGCCGCGAAACCATCAAGCGAAAGACCATCGAACATCGCCGCTTGCTTCACCGCAAGCTCGCCGCCTAA
- a CDS encoding Crp/Fnr family transcriptional regulator translates to MFRRRTIGLGSARLALPLTQEDLADASGLTAVHVNRMLQRMRKEGLIEMANGQLFVPDVRALRQSCGFDPNYFHLRLSDDYPSDRPEHLSDATLESLA, encoded by the coding sequence ATGTTTCGACGACGGACAATCGGGCTTGGGAGCGCCCGCCTCGCATTACCGCTTACTCAGGAAGATCTCGCCGATGCTAGCGGGCTGACTGCTGTGCATGTCAACCGCATGCTTCAACGAATGCGCAAGGAGGGCTTGATCGAAATGGCCAACGGCCAGCTCTTCGTCCCTGATGTTAGGGCTCTGCGTCAAAGTTGCGGCTTCGACCCAAATTATTTCCATCTGAGGCTTTCCGACGATTATCCGTCTGACCGTCCGGAGCATCTGAGCGATGCGACATTGGAATCTTTGGCATAG